A genomic region of Podarcis raffonei isolate rPodRaf1 chromosome 13, rPodRaf1.pri, whole genome shotgun sequence contains the following coding sequences:
- the PTGES3L gene encoding putative protein PTGES3L isoform X3: protein MARQPAKTLWYDRPRWIFLEFCVEDSSDVKVDLDDYKVVFSCKNADGVELYNEITFYARVNSKDSQNKRSGRSITLFARKWKEKVAWPRLTKEDFKPAWLSVDFDNWRDWEGDEEVEAAMVEHYAELMQKVTKKGPPPAMDDLDDDI from the exons ATGGCAAG GCAACCAGCCAAAACTCTGTGGTACGACCGCCCACGATGGATATTCCTGGAGTTCTGTGTGGAGGACAGCTCAGACGTGAAAGTCGATCTTGACGATTACAAAGTTGTGTTCAG TTGTAAGAACGCAGATGGTGTGGAGTTGTACAACGAGATTACCTTTTATGCCCGGGTTAATTCTAAG GATTCCCAGAACAAGCGGTCAGGCAGGTCCATCACCCTCTTTGCACGCAAGTGGAAGGAAAAAGTCGCTTGGCCACGTCTCACCAAGGAGGACTTTAAG CCAGCCTGGCTCTCAGTGGACTTCGATAACTGGCGCGACTGGGAAGGAGACGAGGAAGTGGAAGCAGCCATGGTTGAGCACTATGCGGAG CTCATGCAGAAGGTCACCAAGAAAGGCCCCCCTCCTGCCATGGATGACCTTGAT GATGACATCTGA
- the PTGES3L gene encoding putative protein PTGES3L isoform X2 — protein sequence MHACRSNYGQPAKTLWYDRPRWIFLEFCVEDSSDVKVDLDDYKVVFSCKNADGVELYNEITFYARVNSKDSQNKRSGRSITLFARKWKEKVAWPRLTKEDFKPAWLSVDFDNWRDWEGDEEVEAAMVEHYAELMQKVTKKGPPPAMDDLDDDI from the exons ATGCATGCATGCCGTTCTAATTATGG GCAACCAGCCAAAACTCTGTGGTACGACCGCCCACGATGGATATTCCTGGAGTTCTGTGTGGAGGACAGCTCAGACGTGAAAGTCGATCTTGACGATTACAAAGTTGTGTTCAG TTGTAAGAACGCAGATGGTGTGGAGTTGTACAACGAGATTACCTTTTATGCCCGGGTTAATTCTAAG GATTCCCAGAACAAGCGGTCAGGCAGGTCCATCACCCTCTTTGCACGCAAGTGGAAGGAAAAAGTCGCTTGGCCACGTCTCACCAAGGAGGACTTTAAG CCAGCCTGGCTCTCAGTGGACTTCGATAACTGGCGCGACTGGGAAGGAGACGAGGAAGTGGAAGCAGCCATGGTTGAGCACTATGCGGAG CTCATGCAGAAGGTCACCAAGAAAGGCCCCCCTCCTGCCATGGATGACCTTGAT GATGACATCTGA
- the RUNDC1 gene encoding RUN domain-containing protein 1, with amino-acid sequence MEATAAGPGERWAPVGAVAEAQPGEEEPAEGEEDAAAEAEPGSPRSLRAERRRLHSALLALASHFAQVQFRLRQVARAGPAQQQRLLRELEEFAFRGCPGFGFAAADGGGGDAKSEHEKQEQLEARKEKQRELILQLKAQLDDLETFAYQEGSYDALPQSMVVERQRVIIEELIKKLDMNLSEDIASLSPEELRQQVDAAVAQIVNPARVKEQLVEQLKTQIRDLEMFINFIQEEVSSPGNAEKGHCDCSGGKAGSGNCKPNTRQPHGRHRVNPEDAQRMRETGLHLMRRMLAVLQIFAVSQFGCTTGQIPHHLWQKDQSDRDYSPLVKKLEVAVAHVRQLAQKYQLTEPEHVISCSGFQDASLGGRDELTLAVRKELTIAVRDLLAHGLYTPSPGMSLVLAPIACLLPVLSSSPQAMHPWELFVKYYNSKNGRAFVESPARKLSESFALPVMGGMPATPKQSLLSAIHTVLSEHDPFKRSADSELKALVCLALNEQRLVSWLNLICKSGALIQAHYQPWSYMAQTGFEGALNLLSRLSNLRFSLPVDLAVRQLKNIKDAF; translated from the exons ATGGAGGCGACGGCGGCGGGGCCCGGCGAGCGCTGGGCGCCGGTGGGAGCGGTGGCCGAGGCCCAGCCCGGGGAGGAGGAGCCTGCGGAGGGGGAAGAGGACGCGGCGGCGGAGGCCGAGCCGGGGTCTCCGCGGTCGCTGAGGGCGGAGCGGCGGCGCCTCCACTCGGCGCTCTTGGCGCTGGCCTCGCACTTCGCCCAGGTCCAGTTCCGGCTCCGGCAGGTGGCCCGCGCCGGCCCGGCCCAGCAGCAGCGCCTCCTCCGCGAGCTCGAGGAGTTCGCCTTCCGAGGCTGCCCGGGCTTCGGCTTCGCGGCGGCGGACGGGGGCGGCGGCGACGCCAAG AGTGAACATGAGAAGCAGGAACAGCTCGAGGCACGGAAGGAGAAGCAGCGGGAACTCATACTGCAACTCAAGGCCCAACTGGATGACTTGGAAACTTTTGCCTACCAGGAGGGAAGCTATGATGCACTTCCACAGTCCATGGTTGTGGAGAGACAACGG GTGATTATTGAGGAGCTGATCAAGAAGCTGGACATGAACTTGAGTGAGGACATTGCCTCACTGTCCCCAGAGGAGCTGCGTCAGCAGGTGGATGCTGCTGTGGCCCAAATTGTCAATCCGGCACGTGTGAAGGAGCAGCTGGTAGAGCAGCTGAAAACCCAGATCCGAGACCTCGAGATGTTTATCAATTTCATTCAAG AAGAAGTCAGCAGCCCAGGTAATGCAGAGAAGGGGCATTGTGACTGTTCAGGTGGAAAAGCTGGAAGTGGCAACTGCAAACCGAACACCCGGCAGCCTCATGGAAGACACCGAG TGAATCCTGAAGATGCACAGAGGATGCGAGAGACGGGGTTACATCTCATGCGCCGAATGCTCGCTGTGCTGCAGATCTTCGCGGTGAGCCAGTTTGGCTGTACGACTGGACAAATACCACACCATCTATGGCAGAAGGACCAGTCTGACAGGGACTATTCGCCCTTGGTGAAGAAGTTAGAGGTGGCTGTGGCCCATGTGAGGCAGCTGGCCCAGAAGTACCAGCTGACAGAGCCTGAACATGTCATCAGCTGCTCCGGCTTCCAGGATGCCTCCTTGGGCGGGCGGGATGAGCTGACGCTGGCTGTGCGTAAGGAGCTGACGATAGCTGTGCGGGACTTGCTGGCCCACGGTCTCTACACCCCATCGCCAGGCATGAGCTTGGTTCTAGCCCCCATTGCCTGCTTGCTGCCAGTACTGAGCTCCTCTCCTCAGGCCATGCACCCATGGGAGCTCTTTGTGAAGTATTACAACTCTAAGAACGGCCGTGCCTTTGTGGAATCGCCAGCACGCAAACTTTCCGAGTCTTTTGCCCTCCCGGTGATGGGTGGAATGCCTGCCACCCCGAAGCAGAGCCTGCTGTCGGCCATCCACACTGTGCTGTCGGAACATGACCCATTCAAGCGTAGTGCAGACTCGGAGCTGAAGGCGCTGGTGTGCCTGGCCCTCAACGAGCAGCGCCTGGTTTCCTGGCTCAACCTAATCTGCAAGTCAGGGGCCCTGATCCAAGCCCACTACCAGCCCTGGAGTTACATGGCCCAGACAGGCTTTGAGGGGGCCCTCAATCTCCTTAGCCGCCTTAGTAACCTTCGATTCAGCCTCCCTGTGGACCTGGCAGTGCGGCAGCTGAAGAACATCAAGGATGCCTTTTGA